The genomic window CCCGGGGATAGATAGGGTCTTTCCCAGGATATGGAAGAGGCTGGGGAGTCCCAGACAGCCCCTTCTGCCTGCCTTCTCCCCTCCAGAGAACATGCGAAAGAAACACCTCTGGACCTTGAGCCTAACCTGTGCTGGGCTGGTCACGCTCATCTTTCTCATCTGCTTCTTCTGGTGAGGGGCTAGACTGGGGGCTCGAGTGCAAAGGGAATCGGGCTGGGAACCGGGGGACCTCACACCAGCTCCTCTCTTGACTTCCTTTCTGGGGGCCTCGCCTTTGAGGCTGCCTTCAGCTCTGCTGGGATGTGATTCTGTACTAAATTTCCTTCTAGTTCTCCATCCATGatcctctctgaacctcagtccCTTCCTCTGTGAAAGGGGAataataatgaacccattttgcaAACTCTTTAAGGACTGTAGCAATGGGAGCCATTTTTGATAGCCAATCAATTGATTCAGGGGCCATTGTTGATGGCCAATGAGGGGCCATTGTTGATGGCCGATCGATTGATTTAGGGGCCATTCTTGATGGTCAAGCGATTGATTGAGTACCCGATCATCTCCTCATCCAGGTGGGCCAAACGCCGGGGCCTGTACAAGCATCTGAAGATGCCAGGCCATCTCAACAGAATAAAGAAACCCAAACTGAACAAGAAATTCTCCAGAATGTCCCCCAATTCCTTTTCCTTCAAGAAGAAGGAGAAGTCTCCTCTCCTAGGAGCAGAGGGAGGTGACCCTCAGCAGTCTGCTGCTGATGGCCCAGAGGGCACGGAAGGCGCTAAGGTGGAACGGGGACAGGAGGGAGGTCCGGATGAGGATGATGGAGAATAGGGGGCACCATGCcacttgaaaaaaatagagcTTTGCTCACAGCCACCCTTGCCTTAATTTTCAGCCTGACCTGGTGTGTGCCTGTGCTCGTGGGCCTGATGCAAGGCTCCAAGGGGAAAGAGGGGGTAAGGGGTCTTCCTTTGGCCACAGCTAGATCCAGGGCTCTGGGAAAATCTTCTAGGGAGGCCCTGGAGGCAGTGGGAGATGTGCCCTGTGCTTGCCCAAGCCCCATCCCTCTGGGGAGCAGTCTTCTGGGCGGCAGGACTCCCCCAGGGAGTGGAGCAAAAGGAAATCTGAGGGAAGGGCCAAGAGCACTCACTGAGGACTCACTGGGCATTGAGTAAACCCTCCTCAGAGCTCAACGGAAACTTCAGGCATCTAGTCCAACCAGTCCTAGGCTGAAACAAGAACGCTGTTTACAATTTACCTCCACATGGTCATCCAGTTCTTGCTTGAAGCTCTCGAGGGAGCGGGAGCTCACCACCTCCAGAAGCAGCTCATTTCACTCTGGGTCAACCTCATTCTTAGGAAACTCAGATCTGCTGGGAATTTCATGCACTGCTTGGCTTCTCCCTTCTGGAGATAGAACTAAGCTGATCCCTCTTCCCTGGGGCAGCTTTCCAATACTGAATTTAGCCTCCTTTTCTCAGGGAGAAACACCCCCAGGGCCTTCTCTGGACTACTGTATCCAGCATTCCAGGCACCTTCCCTTGGGAAGAGCAGAACTAGATAGCTGATCTAATCAGGCCCCAATACAAACAAGACCTTTGCCTCCCTGGAGGGAGGGCcattataatgttttatatatatatatatatatacaatattataatcataattattgatatatattatacattataatatatattaatataatatattattaattatataataaaatatattaattaatataacatattataataatatactataatatacattatataatgtataatatccTGGACATTAAGCCACTCTCCCCCCGAAGACCTAAGATTGCTCTAGTTTCTATGTTCTAGTTTCCACATCACTCCAGTGTCTTGTTTGTAGTCCACTAAGACCTtgagtctctttctttcttccccgcCCTTCTCCAACCTCTCTCCCTATTAGACTTGTGGTTTCCTTGGTGTAAGGAAATCAACAATGAGGAAACTTCCTCCTCTGATGCAGATGGGGAACTGTCCTGTAACTTAAAAGTTTCAAGGAGCCGCTCAGGGCACCAAGAGGTTAAGTGGTTGGGACCAGAAAGCCTGTGCATGCCGCCAGCAGGTAGGTCCGGCCATCAAGGCTCCCTGTCTCCAAGGACAACTCTCTATGAGGGCCTCCTGGACGGATTACCCACGAGCCCTCCTTTCGACATGTTTGTCAGACCTTGGATTTTGCTAAATTACATTTCATCACCTTCCACTGACCCGAGACCTGGAGCAGAGAGGAAGTCATTTTTCTGAGGGTGACACTTAACTGACATAGTACTCTGCTGCCTCCTCGTGTCATGGACGTGGGCCCAGTATTTTTGCCAGCCAAGTCAGCAGAGCCCAAGAGGCTCACTATCACCACGCTGATCCCCAAGGAGCGGAGGGTGCCAGCCAGAACTGGAAGGAGACTGCGGATTGCTTATAACTCATTCCTTGGGTGCATTTTGTTCAGCTTGGCCTAGCCCAGTGGTCCTCAAGACTTTTGAAatggggggccagttcactgtccctcagactgttggagggccggactatagtaaaaacaaaagctcacactctgtttccatccctcagcccatttgccataacccggcgggccgcataaatgtcctcagccatagtttgagaatccctggccTAGGCTCTGAAGAGTCTTTGGGAAGTCCTGGGGACATCCGCCTATTTCCAAGCTTACGCCACCTTTGGGCCTCAACTCTTGTGATCAATATGCCAATTTTTTCACAATACCGAgaatttcttttgtgtgtgtgtggcaataagtgacttgcccagagtcatatggcTAGTATGTGTCTCACCTGGAttagaatttaggaagatgagaacTCCTAATTCCAGGGCTGGGGCTCTGTGCTCTGCTCCACCTGGTTGTCCCTCAAAGAGGATTTCATTTGGCCCTGTACTTACGAACTTACGGCAAGAGTAGCCACAGGTTCTCTTCTGAAGTTCTCAGAGATCTCCCCTAGCCCTATCCTTTCCTTCCTGAAAGTAGAGAAGAAAAATCCAAGCAGGAGTCTAATTGTTCACCTTTCCTTCACCCATGTACTCCTGCAAACCCCCTCCCAGAGCCACTGAACAGTGTGCTCTATTTGCTGTTCTTTCCCCCAGTATTGCTGCTTAGAGGCACAGTGGGGAGCCCGCATGTCTGGGaacaggaaaactcatcttcccaagttcaaatccaacctcagacacatactagccaTTTAActcttcactctgtttgcctcagttgtgtgagcagtaaaatgagctggagaaagaaatggtgaaccactctagtatctttacccagaagaccccaaatggggtcaggaagggTCAGATGccactgaaataactgaacaagtacCCTTAACATTCTTTGACAACCTCAGATCATTAAATACTTTTGTCCTGATAGTTTTATAGGGCTCTGCCTCATTTTGACATTCAGCTTCAGTTACATGCTCTTAGTGTCTAACGCACATTTTCTTACAGTTTTGAGTTCTTCCAAGGGTTTCCGGTGCATCCACGTTTCTCTTTAGGTGGCGTCTTCATAATTTCACACATGAGAATTCTCCATCCCATCTGGGGCCAGTGTCCCACGCTCGTTCTTCAAACAATTTTAACTCCATTATGTCCAAATCTCTGGGTCTTTGCGTTCCCTCCGCTTACCCAGCATCCACCTCCACTACAGAGATTGATGGATAATTACAGGGATGCACACAGACAGACTCCCATGATACCTGGGGTCATGGGATCACCGATTCAGACTGAGAGGGTCCcaggatatatatacatataatgccCTCATTTCATATGTGGGGAGCCCAGGAGAACAAGGGATTTGTCTAGAGTCATGTGGAACAAGCCAGAGCCTGAAGCCGGACTTAGGCCATGTGACTATAGATCCAATCACTCCCTCTGCCATCTTCAAGGAGACAAGCAATCCAAGGCGTGAGGAAGGACGAGAGGAGGAGGTCGCAGTTGGCTTTATTGCTCCTGTGTGGCAGAATTCCTATGTACCAACAGGAGGCTGAAGTGCAAAGGGAACGGGGCGTGTGGGAAAGAGATCTGGTCCTTCATCTCTCCAGCTCCAATTAGTCGGGGGGAATCTTTGAGGCTCCAAGGAAGGCAGAGTCTCCTTGGCGCTGAAAGTTGGAGGTCTCCCACACCCAGGGTTCTTAAACTGATTCCTAACATTGTCCCAAGATATACATGGGAGTCCAGGGCAGGATGGGAGTGCTTAGCCAGAGGGCAGCtgatggggaggaaggaggaggcagGGAACTATGTCTCTGAGGAAAAGGGGGCTCTTCCTTGGCTCTGGGGCCATGGCGGTCTCTGTCATTCCATCCAGATTTGGGCAGGACACCTGCTGGAGAGAAAACAATGTCAGCCTTTACCCAAATCCCTCAAGAAGCAGGGATGTGCTATGCCTCGGCCATCTCCCCCCCGCCCCAAGGATGTGGTGATTGAGGGGAAACTGGAATGGGCACGTGTCAGGAACTAGCTGGgaaaggaggtgggggaaagagaagacaCAGAATGGgattggggggagaggggagaacagtgaaagaaaaaaaaatatggctggGAATAGCAGAGGTTGAAGAGACAGATGTAGGAGGGGGTTCAGGGAAGGGAATGGAGGTCAAAGAAATCACACTCAGCTGAACACATCCCCTTCATAACCCCAACCAGTGGTCTCCGGCCTTTGTTTGGATACCCACAAGGCCACacttccattcctttctttggCGGGGAGACAGTGATCTGCCACATCTGAGCGGCTCAATCACTTCAGTCCAATAAAACAACTCTAAAGGCTGCCGCCACACTGAGACTGGCAGCGTGGCCTCGGTGGCCAGACCCCGGCCGCTGGGGGAACTTCCACCATCGGAGGACTCCAAGGAAGAAGCTCGTGACCAAGACGCCAGCAAGGAGGAAACGGGGGGGAACCTAAGAAATGTCTTGGAGCATTCGAGGGTCAGAAGGGAGGCAAAGCGATTGGGCTCGTCCTGTTTGGCCGCAGAGGGAAGCAGCAGGCTCAGTGGTGGGGAGTTTCCAAGAACGGAAACTTTCTAGGGGCCAGAAAGGGCTTGGGCTCCGTCGGAGGCCGAGAGGTATTCAAAGGTGAGGCAGGTCCCCCCGGCCATGCTGTAACTCGGGGATGGGGGGGATGAGTTGGACCAGACGGTCTAACTCTAACATCCTTTAGTTTTGAAAAGGAAAGGATTGAGACTGCGGGGGATgggcagaggagagagaaggCAGCAGGGGAAGATGGGAGAAAGGCGGCGGGAGGTTGGGCCTTGCACACAGTAGGGGCTGTGCTGGAGCTTGGACTGGGGTGGGGGAGCTAGGGAAGACTAACCCACTTTATGGTCCATTTCCTGAGCGGGCAGACCAGGCAGTGGCAGGGCGGCTGGGGAAGGGACCGAAGGGTGGTCGGGGACGGGAGCGCAGGGTGGTCCTCCCGTTACAGAGGCCCAGATGTAACAGTGCAGAAGAGGGCCTCGCCTCCTTGACTTCATGTTTAAGGGggtgggaagagggaaaggggggtgCTGATAGAAGAGAGATGGCAGCCAAGCAGCGGGGGTCCCCGCCCTCTCACCTGGGCCTCTGTCACTCCATCCCTGCTCCTGCCGCCGAGGCCTCCAGTGGAGTCAGCTGCAGGCGTACCCGGCGCGACGTCTGGGCCTGATGCTTGGGGGCGCCCCGGCCCCCCCTTCGGCCCCCGGCCCCCCCACCGGGGCCTGGCGGGGCAGACCAGCGCCGGGACAGCTTGTGGGCCAGCCGGGCCAGGGTGCCCGGCCTGCGGCCGTAGTCCCTCTCCAGCTCTTGGCGGGAGATCTCGATGTTGCCTGTGTACCAGAAGATCCAGCCGAGCAGGCTGAGGAAGACCATGAGGGCCCCGGAGTAGATGAGCAGGTCTCCGAAGTCCCGCCCTTGGATCTGGAGGTGGGCAAAGACTCCGGTCAGCAAGGCCACCATCCCCGCCACGTCCAGGCCCACGGCCAGCAGCAGGGCTGCCCGGCAGCGGCCCAGGCCCGAGGAGGCTGGGGATGTCCGGGGGGCGGCAGCCGGGGTGCCCGGGGCCACTGAAGCTGGCCCCGGgcctggggaggaggaagaggaggaggcggCCATAGCCGGGCTAGCTGGAGAGGGGGGAGCCCCAAGGAAACCGGTCGGACAGGTTCCGGGGTGAGAGCCCCAAGGGGCGGGGTTAGGGGAGGAGGGAGCCAGGAGTCCTCGCCATTTCTTCCTGGGTATGGGGTGGAGGttgagaaaggggggaggggccCCCAGCTACCCGAGAATGAGGAGGGCCGGGCAGAGGTGGAAAGGTCAGGGAGCTGAGCCTTGGCGCCCAGGCCACACACAGGGAGGGGAAAGGCGGACCTGAAGGGGGCTCTGGACCCGAGAAGAAGTGGGGGTCCTGAGGGGCTGCAATGGCCCTGGGCAGCGACCAGGTATTTTGCCGAGACTTGGAGAGATTCTGGAAGTCACCCAGGCTGGAGAGGCAGGGCGCAGACGGGGTCCCTGCCTCAGGCTGTCGCAGAGTGGGTCCCCCCGTCCCTGGGAGCCTGCCGCGTTCAACCGGGGCCCAAGGGTGCTCGCGCCAAGAAGCCGTCCCTGGGTGCGCTGGCTGGGGCGCTGCCCAAACCGAGGGACTTCAGGGGCCAGGAGGCAGCacctggagaaactgaggcacagagaaggcaGCCCCTGCACGCTCCACGCTCGCCACTGGCACTCGGAGACCCTTTAGAGAAGGGGGCACAGAGGTGAGGAACTGCCCAAGATCACCCAGTCAGTGCTCAGCAACCCCGAGGGCTGGCACTGTGCCTGGCccccagtaggtgcttaataaatgctgattgattgagaGCCCTAACTGGTATCCTCACCTTCCACTTCACTCCTCTGCAATCTGCCCTTTGTGCGGTTGAACTGTGGGCTCTCCGAGGGTTTGGTCACTACGTCACACCCCTGCtcagtaaacttcagtggctccctattgcccctGCAGCCAAGTACAACCGCGTTTCCGGTTGGCACGGTCTGCATCCCACGCATGGTTCTAATGTTATGTTCCTCCCGCCCACCTCCCCACCTGGGTGGTCTTCAAACCTGCCCGGGCTGGGCCACGCCCCCTGCTCTTTGGCCTCCCTGGGGGAGAGTGACCCTCGGGACCCTGGGGAAGTGCTTCACTCCCTCTGCGCCAAGTGTTAGAGCAAAGGAGCCCTGAACTTCAGTGGGCCCCGAGGCCGCTGCCGCTCTCTTTCCTCTGGGTTGCTAAGGGGCCtgcacacagtagatacttaataaatggaaGCCCGAAAAGGCTCAAAAGGAAAAGGCATCTTTTCAATGCTGGGTCAATTCCCAGCTCTGAAGGTTCCTCCctagtgaccctggacaagtcccctactttttaaaaaagttcttaGCTGTCCAAGCCTGGCCTGGGAGGGAGGGGACTACTTTGTATGGCCTGGGGGAGGGGCCGCCACATATGGCCTGGGGGAAGGGCTGCCATGTATGATCTGGGGGAAGGGCTGCCATGTATGGCCTGGGGGAAGGGCTGCCATGTATGATCTGGGGGAAGGGCTGCCATGTATGATCTGGGGGGAGGGGCCGCCATGTATGGTCTGGGGGGAGGGGCCGCCATGTATGGCCTGGGGGAAGGGCTGCCATGTATGATCTGGGGGGAGGGGCCGCCATGTAtggcctgggggggaggggactgCCATGTATGGTCTGGGGGAGGGGCTGCCAAGTACGGTCTGGGGGGTCTGGGGGCTGCTTTAGCACGGAGGGTGGAAAGCCAGTAGCAGTGTGACCCAGTcctgggcacatagtaggtgcttcatgtTTTTCAGTTGCAAATCAGTCATCCAGAAGCATTTCTTTGGCCCTTCGGGGGCGGGGCCTCAGGGAGGTGTGGGGGGAGGGCACGGGGACGTTTTCGGCAGGGGAGACTAAGGCCCAGCAGTAAGAGACTGAGGATCCGAACTCGAGCTTGGCTGCCTTCCGGCCCAGAGTCCCGgatgcgccacctagcggccgtGCGCACCCTTCCCACACGGTCGGCTTGGCGGAGCCCTCGGGAGCGACCCGGCCGAATGGCTCCGGAAATGCCCGAGCGAGCCGGGCCGGGGGCGGGGCCCGAGAGAGGCTGCCGAAGGATTCCGGATCCTCCCGAGTCTGGCCGAGCGGAACCGGAAGCGGAAACGCGCAGAGTTATTAAAGGCTCCGCCCCGCCCCCAGCAGAGCCTTTTCCGTCTCCGGGAGTCGCCGCGAGTGCAGGTAATGGCGGACTCGGCTCTCTCCTCGTGCTCCTGAACGCCGCCGCCCGAGGTCTCCGGGAGCTCCCCTTCCCCTCGCGGCCCGAGGTCTCCGGAGCGCCTCCTCTCTCCCGGCCGCCCGAGCTCTCCGGggcctctcctccccctcccggCCTGACCCCCGGCTCCGGCGCCCGCGGTCTCCCCTCCCCCTCGCCTGAGGTCTCAGTCCTTGGCCCCCAGCCCCGCCGCCCGAGgttccccccctccccgcccgCGTTCTTTCAGCCCCGCtgacttcccctcctccctctcgcCCCAGCCCCGCCGCCCGAGGTCGCCCTCTCGCCGCCCGAGATCGCCGCCGCCATGTCGGCGCACCTTCAGTGGATGGTTCTCCGGAACTGCTCCAGCTTCCTCATCAAGCGCAACAAGCAGACGTACAGCACGGTGAGGTGGGGGGGCCGTGGGGGGGGGTGCGGgcggtggggggaggggggccagACCCGGCTCACCGGCCTCTTCTCACAGGAGCCCAACAACCTCAAGGCCCGGAACTCGTTCCGCTACAACGGGCTGATCCATCGGAAGACGGTGGGCATCGAGCCGGCCGCCGACGGCAAGGGCATCGTGGTGGTGCTGAAGCGGAGGGCAGGTGCGCAGCGGGGCTGGGGGAGGAGCCGGGAGGGCCGGACCTCAGCACAGCTAATACTGGCGGGCACCTGGATTCTGAGGGCTCGCGGAGCCCCCACGGCAGGTCCCCGGGGTGTGGCGCAGTGGTCCTTTCTCCAGGGCG from Sminthopsis crassicaudata isolate SCR6 chromosome 3, ASM4859323v1, whole genome shotgun sequence includes these protein-coding regions:
- the TMEM190 gene encoding transmembrane protein 190 produces the protein MMAAALPAISLLLLVMGRAEGNGIQGFFYPWSCEGDVWDREACGGQAAVENPNLCLRLRCCYQEGICYHQRPDENMRKKHLWTLSLTCAGLVTLIFLICFFWWAKRRGLYKHLKMPGHLNRIKKPKLNKKFSRMSPNSFSFKKKEKSPLLGAEGGDPQQSAADGPEGTEGAKVERGQEGGPDEDDGE
- the TMEM238 gene encoding transmembrane protein 238 is translated as MAASSSSSSPGPGPASVAPGTPAAAPRTSPASSGLGRCRAALLLAVGLDVAGMVALLTGVFAHLQIQGRDFGDLLIYSGALMVFLSLLGWIFWYTGNIEISRQELERDYGRRPGTLARLAHKLSRRWSAPPGPGGGAGGRRGGRGAPKHQAQTSRRVRLQLTPLEASAAGAGME
- the RPL28 gene encoding large ribosomal subunit protein eL28 — encoded protein: MRHLAAVRTLPTRSAWRSPRERPGRMAPEMPERAGPGAGPERGCRRIPDPPESGRAEPEAETRRVIKGSAPPPAEPFPSPGVAASAAPPPEVALSPPEIAAAMSAHLQWMVLRNCSSFLIKRNKQTYSTEPNNLKARNSFRYNGLIHRKTVGIEPAADGKGIVVVLKRRAGQRKPATSYVRTTINKNARATLNSVRHIIRKNKYRKDLRMAALRRASAILRSQKPVVVKKKRTRPPKST